One part of the Nocardioides conyzicola genome encodes these proteins:
- a CDS encoding PspA/IM30 family protein produces MGLWQRFSLIFRSKANKALDRAEDPRETLDYSYQRQVDLLAKVRRGVADVATSRKRVELQINQLDQQSTKLQDQAQKALTMDREDLAREALTRKSGLSAQIADLKTQLAQLQGEEEKLVLAQQRLQAKVEAFRTRKETIKATYTAAEAQTRINEAMSGIGDELGDVGAAIQRAEDKTAQMQARAGAIDELIASGALDDATAVGSGDDISRELDAMSSKADVEAELAALKGGSTPAPAEILAPEPEKDASEGTNPA; encoded by the coding sequence ATGGGACTTTGGCAGCGCTTCAGCCTGATCTTCCGCTCTAAGGCCAACAAGGCGCTCGATCGCGCCGAGGACCCGCGGGAGACGCTGGACTACAGCTATCAGCGACAGGTCGACCTGCTCGCCAAGGTACGCCGGGGCGTGGCTGACGTCGCGACCAGCCGCAAGCGCGTCGAGCTGCAGATCAACCAGCTCGACCAGCAGTCCACCAAGCTGCAGGACCAGGCGCAGAAGGCCCTCACCATGGACCGCGAGGACCTCGCGCGCGAGGCCCTGACCCGCAAGTCGGGGCTCTCCGCACAGATCGCCGACCTGAAGACCCAGCTCGCGCAGCTCCAGGGCGAGGAGGAGAAGCTCGTCCTCGCGCAGCAGCGGCTCCAGGCGAAGGTGGAGGCGTTCCGCACCCGCAAGGAGACCATCAAGGCGACGTACACCGCCGCCGAGGCGCAGACGCGGATCAACGAGGCGATGTCCGGCATCGGCGACGAGCTCGGCGACGTCGGCGCCGCGATCCAGCGCGCGGAGGACAAGACCGCCCAGATGCAGGCCCGCGCCGGCGCGATCGACGAGCTGATCGCCTCCGGTGCCCTGGACGACGCCACCGCGGTCGGCTCGGGAGACGACATCTCCCGGGAGCTCGACGCGATGAGCTCCAAGGCCGACGTCGAGGCCGAGCTGGCGGCCCTCAAGGGCGGCAGCACGCCCGCTCCGGCGGAGATCCTGGCACCCGAGCCGGAGAAGGACGCCTCCGAGGGCACCAACCCGGCCTGA